From Cannabis sativa cultivar Pink pepper isolate KNU-18-1 chromosome 8, ASM2916894v1, whole genome shotgun sequence, a single genomic window includes:
- the LOC133030380 gene encoding uncharacterized protein LOC133030380, which yields MQKESINHALFLCSRAKEVWCLFPHALNFKLAATTTSEEFLLYVSANLSTPAFEQFLTLCWSIWFERNAEFHDKLPKQPAAIFMFATGYNSKYQSVHNSHQDTAGSPISKYQSVHNSHQDTAGSSVADPTPTFVSTNAPSPTPWIAPPVGKWKLNTDGACNRSHKLIGIGVVLRDSNSYIKAAFSKSIIGCFKSEEMEATAMALSLQWLINLGLTADFIENDSLLVVQGLKAALHCNSAFHSMLKDVNYLVSFFPRAQVTHVRRSANTYADVLAKFALTVDADCSWLEEFPPPLMTVM from the coding sequence ATGCAGAAAGAATCAATAAATCATGCCTTGTTCCTCTGCTCCCGAGCTAAGGAGGTTTGGTGTCTCTTTCCTCATGCTTTGAATTTTAAACTGGCTGCTACCACTACATCAGAGGAATTTCTGCTATATGTCTCGGCCAATTTATCTACACCAGCTTTTGAACAGTTTCTCACTCTTTGTTGGAGCATTTGGTTTGAGAGAAATGCTGAGTTTCATGATAAATTGCCCAAGCAGCCTGCTGCTATCTTCATGTTTGCTACTGGCTACAACTCAAAGTACCAATCTGTGCACAACTCGCACCAGGATACTGCTGGTTCTCCCATCTCAAAGTATCAATCTGTGCACAACTCGCACCAGGATACTGCTGGTTCTTCAGTTGCAGACCCAACTCCAACatttgtctctacaaatgcaCCCTCTCCTACTCCTTGGATTGCACCTCCTGTGGGTAAATGGAAGCTAAATACTGATGGAGCCTGCAATAGATCTCATAAATTAATTGGTATAGGTGTTGTGTTGAGGGATTCCAATAGCTATATCAAAGCTGCTTTTTCCAAATCGATTATAGGGTGTTTCAAATCTGAAGAGATGGAAGCTACTGCTATGGCTTTATCTCTGCAATGGCTCATCAACCTCGGCTTAACTGCTGACTTCATTGAAAATGATTCATTATTAGTAGTTCAGGGGTTAAAAGCTGCACTTCATTGTAATTCTGCTTTTCATTCTATGTTAAAAGATGTCAACTATTTAGTATCCTTTTTCCCACGAGCACAGGTCACTCATGTTAGGAGATCTGCTAATACTTATGCCGATGTCTTGGCTAAGTTTGCTCTTACGGTGGATGCTGATTGTTCTTGGTTGGAGGAATTTCCACCTCCACTTATGACTGTTATGTAA